In a single window of the Heliangelus exortis chromosome 1, bHelExo1.hap1, whole genome shotgun sequence genome:
- the NDUFV3 gene encoding NADH dehydrogenase [ubiquinone] flavoprotein 3, mitochondrial isoform X1, translating into MAAPSLLGCGRAATRKVLRLEAQGLRGAAPSAALCTKPGSSGTPPRNVVAPQGSTKLLAIKAPDEFPKMLSSSSLLVSSNKGESISSTNLKEASKPAAEDMRMFMARKTVVAFPQRAVVSSLEKENLTVPVREGGLRKELVEEESSSSSSSDSDSSSDSEEEKHDSEVAIKTKVEFPRKDSIFSENIAVKASMVAKKNLSQKSHKEYVAKKKLYKTETDTSPVKQVEFSKTSVSREKPKSKAKDPRIKSAPKEADRQKLILEPRMVESQTLTDVSHKSDYVDEKSIKTQVAALQLKASSVTQEDKKQKVVSRGGEGKKMKKTQESEAEVTSPKPEEASENTMLVMGTGAKEKTIQEARVQAGESSTIEETTAAAEPAPEEFDNSTYKNLQHHDYNIYTFFDSITVLSKFRQPQPSSGRPSPRH; encoded by the exons ATGGCGGCTCCCTCACTGCTGGGCTGCGGCCGAGCGGCTACCCGCAAG GTGCTGCGGCTGGAGGCCCAGGGGCTGCGTGGGGCTGCACCCTCCGCGGCGCTCTGCACCAAGCCGGGGAGCTCCGGGACGCCGCCAAGGA ATGTAGTGGCACCACAGGGAAGCACCAAGCTTCTAGCCATCAAGGCACCAGATGAATTCCCTAAAATGTTGTCTTCTAGCTCTCTCCTAGTATCTTCAAACAAAGGTGAGAGCATATCTAGCACTAACCTCAAGGAAGCTTCAAAACCTGCTGCTGAAGACATGAGAATGTTCATGGCAAGAAAAACTGTAGTTGCATTTCCTCAGCGAGCAGTTGTTTCCTCTCTTGAGAAGGAAAACCTCACTGTGCCTGTGAGAGAAGGAGGCTTGAGGAAGGAGTTAGTTGAGGAAGAATCTTCATCTTCATCCAGCTCAGATTCAGATTCTAGCTCAGAttctgaagaagagaagcaTGATTCAGAAGTTGCCATTAAAACAAAAGTTGAGTTTCCTAGAAAAGACTCCATCTTTTCTGAGAACATAGCTGTAAAGGCATCAATGGTAGCAAAAAAGAATTTGTCTCAAAAATCCCACAAAGAATATGTAGCCAAGAAGAAGTTATACAAAACTGAAACTGATACGTCTCCTGTCAAGCAGGTTGAATTTTCTAAAACATCAGTCAGCCGtgaaaaaccaaaatccaaagcAAAAGACCCCAGAATAAAATCAGCTCCAAAAGAAGCAGATCGACAGAAGCTGATCTTGGAACCACGCATGGTTGAAAGCCAAACTTTGACTGATGTCTCTCATAAATCTGATTATGTGGATGAAAAGTCCATTAAAACCCAAGTagcagctcttcagctgaaAGCTTCATCGGTGACTcaagaagacaaaaagcaaaaagttgtgtccagaggaggagaaggaaaaaagatgaagaagacACAGGAGTCAGAAGCAGAAGTAACTTCTCCTAAACCAGAAGAGGCTTCTGAAAATACAATGTTGGTGATGGGCACTGGAGCAAAGGAAAAGACCATTCAGGAAGCAAGAGTCCAGGCTGGAGAAAGCAGCACAATAGAGG AgaccacagcagctgctgagcctgCTCCTGAAGAATTCGATAATTCTACCTACAAGAACCTTCAGCATCATGATTATAACATTTATACCTTTTTTGATTCTATTACTGTTCTCTCAAAATTCAGGCAGCCTCAGCCATCTTCTGGAAGGCCATCACCAAGGCACTGA
- the NDUFV3 gene encoding NADH dehydrogenase [ubiquinone] flavoprotein 3, mitochondrial isoform X2, with translation MAAPSLLGCGRAATRKVLRLEAQGLRGAAPSAALCTKPGSSGTPPRKTTAAAEPAPEEFDNSTYKNLQHHDYNIYTFFDSITVLSKFRQPQPSSGRPSPRH, from the exons ATGGCGGCTCCCTCACTGCTGGGCTGCGGCCGAGCGGCTACCCGCAAG GTGCTGCGGCTGGAGGCCCAGGGGCTGCGTGGGGCTGCACCCTCCGCGGCGCTCTGCACCAAGCCGGGGAGCTCCGGGACGCCGCCAAGGA AgaccacagcagctgctgagcctgCTCCTGAAGAATTCGATAATTCTACCTACAAGAACCTTCAGCATCATGATTATAACATTTATACCTTTTTTGATTCTATTACTGTTCTCTCAAAATTCAGGCAGCCTCAGCCATCTTCTGGAAGGCCATCACCAAGGCACTGA